In the genome of Cytophagales bacterium, one region contains:
- a CDS encoding Fic family protein translates to MESIVHMFTIDLDWKLISMISQIDRFDALWTSIEKKEGQSLKQLKSIATVRSVGASTRIEGSKM, encoded by the coding sequence ATGGAAAGTATAGTACATATGTTTACCATTGATCTTGATTGGAAGCTGATATCAATGATTAGCCAAATTGATAGATTTGATGCTTTATGGACTTCGATAGAAAAAAAAGAAGGTCAAAGCTTAAAACAACTAAAATCTATTGCAACGGTTAGAAGCGTTGGAGCTTCAACAAGAATAGAAGGTTCAAAAATGAG